Within Lactobacillus amylovorus DSM 20531, the genomic segment AGTCACTCCATCAAGACTAACTTTGTAAGTTCCTGCTGGAATATTTTCAAAAGCGTTGTATTCCTTACCCTTTTTTGGATCAAAACCTGACTTTTTAACTTCATTTAATGCATCTAATAAACTCATGTTTACTTATTCTCCTTTTTCTTTGCTTGTAATTTTTCTAAATCTTCTTTTTTAAACATTCCTCTGCAACTTTCAAGTAGTTGTAAGATTCTGTGATCTGTGATGTTTGCTGGATTGTACATGGTTCTTAATGCCTTTACTTCTCTAAAGTATGAAGCATTTTGACCGTCACCAATTTTCTTAGTTCTAATCACCACATCACAGTTACCATTCACGATGTTGTAATATTTAGTTTTAAGTGATGGCTTATAAGTTGTAACACCAGTATTTTCATCAGTTTTGTCATCTTCACGGCTAATGTAAATAACATTAAGTGGCAAAGCTTTAAGATCCATAACGAACTGTTGTAAAACTGTATTAAACATTGTCCACCCTTTACCATACGGAATATCTGATAAAGCTTGAACACCAGCATCAAGGCAGATAGCCTGTTCGATCATTACACAGATGTCGTCAATTACATCAATAACCACGGTTTTAAATTGTTGATCTGCTGGACGCTTAGGATTTTCCACTTGAAGTGCCGTGATAATATCATCAAGTTGTTTAATAGCAGATTGTTCAAGCTTGCCTTGAGCATTTCTGATATTTCTGATTTGAATACTTGGTGCGCTACCTTGCTCTGAATTTCCATCAGTATTCAGGATCAATGGATTAGGAAAGAAGCTTGAAAAATAGCTCTTGCCCGACATCGTGGCGCCCCAGATAAAGAAATTATGTGGTTGAGTTTTAGGACTTAGCTTTTCAACCTTTGGTAAACTAATCATTTTTATTTCTCCTTTAGAAAAATGTGAAATTTAATTCGGTTTTTCTCGTTATATAATCTCGAAAATGTTCATTACGTTTTACTAAACTATTCCAATCAGGGCCATTTTCAGATACAAAGGATTTGGCCAATTTTATAAAGCTTTCTAAAAATTGAGTGGGTAAACCATGAGTATAACTAAAAACACCTAATCCTGGTTCTTGTTGTAAAAACTCTACAGAAAATACTTTTTTACCCCTGCCAAATTCCACTTCTATAAAAACTTCATCATTTATATCAATATGCCAATAATTTATTGAGTTTGCATTAATTTGTTTTGCATTTAAGTTTTTCATCCAATATCTTATGTCTAAATCTCTAATTTTCATTTCTTAATCAATCCTTTCCTTTTGGCAGGTCTTCTGTTTTGAGCTTGTTCTTTGGGTGTTATCCACCTGCAGTTATCAGGCTCATAATTGCCATAATTATCAATACGGTCAATTGTTAGTCCTTGCTTGTAGCCATGTTTAATTGCCCATTCATAAAACGGCTCAAAATGTTTATCCCATTCAGAGCAAACTTTTATACCTCTACCACCATAATTGTGATAATTACTTACATGTGGATTACGGCATCTTTGTCGCATGGTGTTCCAAACGTAATACAGATGTGTTTTTGTTTGACCATGTGTAGGTTTAAAAGCTATTTTTTCTCTGTTCTTAGCTTCAATACAGCCACAACTAGTGGTTTCACTTCTTAGAAGGTGGTCTTGACGAACAACAGTATCATTTCCGCAATCGCATTTACATAACCAAAATTTACGTGTTCCCCATTTAGTATGTTGAATATGATCTATTTTGATTGCAGTTAATAATCCAAATCTTTTATTAGATAATTCCCTTTCTCTTCGCAATGTAATAACACCATCCTTTTTTGTACCCGTGTAATTTTCCATAGGCTTGAAGTTCCTTCATCGTGTGGAGTTCACTTACATTTTTATTTGCTACTTCTTTAAGCAAATTACTGTGAACAATTTCATGGATTAAGTTTTGCCTATCTTTGGTAGCTTCAACTAAATCAACATCACTTACTGGTTTAGCTTCATGAACTTTGATTGGTTTACCACAGACAGGACATTTACCATCCTTAACTTCACTAGCTTTCACTACTGCAAAACAATAATCGCATGTGATAATTGAAATCCCTGAATCAGTTAGCAGAGATTTACTTTTCTGCTTGCCCGATTTAATAGCCTGCTTCCAATCACGATCATCGTCAGGATAGCCGAACGTTTTAAAATTATTAGCATGATCAATAATAATGGCAGTTTTATCAGGTCTAGGATTCAAACATCTCATTGAAAACTGCAGATATAAGGCAAGTGACGCTGTGGGACGTGCCATAATCACGCAATCGACATTCGGGAGATCAACACCTTCAGTAAAAAGATTTACGTTAACAAGTATCTTAATTTCTTGCTCTCGAAATTTTCGCACCGCTAGATCACGTTTTTCTTTTGACGTAGTCCCATCTACTTCAATCGCTGAAATCCCCTCAGAATTGAATTTATGGGCTATCTCAACAGCAGTGTCAATGGAATACGTGTACACCACTGCTTGCATCCCTGAAGCTATTCGCTTGTATTGCTTAACGATATGACCAAAGATTCTAGTACTCATAGCCTCTTGCATAGATTCATTAGTAAAGTCCCCAGTACTTCCACGTTTTAATAATTTAGAATCAAAATCATTAGGTGGTTGAAAGTATCTGAATGGTGCTAGAAATCCTTTATCAGTTAGTTCATGAATTGATTGCCCAACGATAATATCATCAGCAATCTGATCAAGTTGCATTCTTCCTGTTCTATGTGGTGTTGCTGTGAAAAGTAAAACTATAGCTTTAGGAAATTGCTTTAAGATTCTTTGATAGCTCCTGGCTAAAGCATGGTGAGCTTCATCAACTAAAATCACATCAGGAATTGGTAATTTATCAACTCTACGAGTTAAAGTCTGAACCATTCCCATTGTTGTAAGGCTCATTTTTACGCCTTGCTCTTTAAAAGTCTTAACAGCTTGATCAAGAACTTCTTTACGATGAATCAAGAACATTACACGGTTATTATTCTCAGTTGTTCTTCTAGCAATTTCTGCCATTACTCACTGTTTTCCCTGTTCGTGGTGGGCTTTGAACGATAATCACACGATGATGATTTTTCATAGAATCAACGATCTTATTAATTAAATCTGTTTGATAAGGTCTTAATTCGTACATTAAAAATCACCCATTTGCTGATCCAAAAAGTCAGAAATTCCACTTAATTTTTTTAAGATTTTATCTGTTTCTTCAGTTTCATATTTTTTTAATAGATCATTTTTAACTTGAGACCAATCAGTATATTTAATTAAAGCTTCTTCATTTTCAGTATTAATTAATCCAAAAGTATGATTAACAGAAAATAGTGATTTACCTGCAAGTTCGCCACATTTTTCATTAAAAACAATACTTTCATTACCATTTCCATCAATTTCCCATGGAAGTGTGTTGCAGATGTTTTTTAGTATTTCATTTACTCTTTGATTTGCCTTTTCTTCAATTAGCTCATCAAAACGAGATTTAGTAATCTTACTCATATTTATTTACCTTTTTCCTTCCATAACTTAGCTACCATATTGAATGACTGATAGTCTTTTCTTTTAACTGCTCTTTTACCTAAATAACGGAGCTGTGCTTCAAAACTTTCATGGTGTCTATAAACTAATCTATAAACAATTCTTTTGGCTAAATGTCGATCATCGGCTTTAGCCACACAATCAAATAATTTAGCTAGTTCCGTATTTGATAAGCCTTTAAGACTAATTTTCATAAAACACTCTCAATCTGTTCCAAATCCAACCGAACGGCTTCAATGTAATTCTTGATCATTGCCGGATTGCCTGATTTAGCTAATTCCTTCAAACCAAAGATTGCATCATTAACGGAATCTTCAATCATCTCTGATTTACGTTTGATTTCATTTCTTTGTTCATCTAGTAATTCTTGAATCTTACATGCCATTTGATAATCCGCTATTTGATTACTCTCATTAGCAGCTTTAGCAATCTGATATAAAACAGTTCTCGGTGGCATCATTGTTTTTCTACAAATCAAAATGATTTCATCCATGGCATGATTAACATCATCTTGCTTAGCAAATTTGCTAAAGCCTTGCATTTGTTCTGTAATATCAGTTTGTACTGAAAACATTATTTGATCACCGTCTTTCTATTTGATTTCAAATGTGCACCTCTAATTGATTTGCCCTTCTTAAGATCTTCATAAATCAATTTCTTGTTAGGCTTAACTACTTCAGAGCAAACAATATAATCAATTGGTAAATCTTTAGTAGATTCAACAATCACAGAATCTTTATAGTTACGTGGTTTGAGAATGTGATTCTCTGTTTGAATTTCTTTATAGCCACTATCATCAATAGCTTTGGTAAGAAATTCTTGAAGATTCTCAGTTTGCTTCTTAATAGAAGCTTCAACTTCTGATAATTGCTTTCTTTTTTCTTTAAGCCAATTAAGTTTCATTTGGTTTTGTTCAATCCAGCTGGCCACGTTATCAAGTTTTTCATTTCTTGGAAGTTCCAAACTTTCTAACGTATCTGCCAAAGTCTCAGGATCAAGATCTTTTTCTTGAACTTGTTTAATGGCGTTGTTTAACTCAAATACATTCATGATTTTTTCCTTTCTAACTAATCGTTGGCGCGATTAGACTTTTTAGTTTGGCCATCACTTACTGCATCAGTGGTAGCCCATAATTTTTTAATTGTTTCCTTGCTAAGTTTCATTTTTATCTCCTATGAAAATAAATTGATGATTGCGTCCCAGAAGCCATATGATAAAAGGCTTAAACTTAAAAGCACTACAGCAATAAAGATTTTAAAAATTGTGTCATCCATATTGATATGATTTTGATGAATTGGCTTATTAAATTCACGATAATAATTCTTATTTTGCATCCCAATCTATCTCCTTCCTATGCTCATTCATCCAAACGGCAGCTGGATACTCAAAAATTGTCATTTTACCGCCTCTACCTGGATGAATGTTTGAACACCAATCCGGTTGAAACGGATAAAGAATATTTCTTTTAACCCATGCTGTGCCATGTGGTTTGGCATATTTTTGGGCAAACTCTTGAATACTAATAGTTCGTCCAACTATTTGATTTTCAGGAACGTAACCACGTTTCTTCATAATTAGATCAACTACTTGTTCTAATGAAGAATCTTCAATTGCTAGTTGCATGTTGATCACTCCATTCCAAGAACTTTGTAGATCTTTTTGCGGATCATTAAATCTTTAGGTGATGTGCCACCTTTGACTGCTTTATTGATGTCTTGACGGCTTTCGCCAATTAACTCTGCTAATTCAGCTTGTGTCATTGACTTTTGAATTAAAGCCATTTTGATTTGACGTTCAACAGCTTTCTTAGCTTGTTCTAGTTGTTCTTCCACTGCCATATAACTCACCTCAATTATTTTTGTTGTTCAACTTGTTTAGAAACTAATTTAGAAATTTGTTTAGAAACTATTGACATTATTTAGAATATTTACTAGCATCAAGGTATAATAAATAAGCGCTTAAACAGTATCCCCATACTTTTAAAAAAAGCTATTTATTCGTTTCAAAACTTGTTTTTGAATTTGTTTCTTAACTTGTTGACAAAACTATTATTACCTAAATCTTCTAAAAATGCAATACTATTTTAGAAGATTTTCTAAATAATTTTGTCAAGGATTGGAGAACCCTTGATATGATTGAATTTGAAAGAACAAAAAAATTAGCTAAAAATAAGAAAATGTCCTTACGTGAAGTAAATGACAAAGCTAAGTTAGGTACTAATTCTATTTATAAATGGAAAAGTAATAAGCCAGGATCTGATGCATTAGCAGCAGTAGCAAAAGTTCTAAGCACTACTACTGATTACTTAAAAGGTTTAACTGATGATCCTTCATTACCTACTGATGATTCATTTTCATTAGATGATGACAAACCAGTAATGTATCACGGTTATACCGTACCTGATAAATATTTAGATATGATCCGTGGTCTAATGGATGCTGATATTAAAGAAGGAAAAGCTGATAAGCATGAATGAGTTAATTGAATATCTTTTAAACTATGCTTTCGATTGCGGAATTGGTTATAAATTAGTACATGCTGATCCTTACGATCCTTCTCTATCTTTAAAGAAACATAATTTAATGGTTATTAATTTAAATTGGCATAATCAATCTGAACTACCTTTTATCATCGGTCATGAAATAGGACATTTTATTTTAGGTGATAAGGGAATTCTGTATTATAGTAGTTTTTCTGGTCAAAATTCAGAAGAAAAATCTGCTGATCTCTATTCCTTAAATTTATTATATGATTATGCATGTAGTCGTGGGCAATACTTTGAAGAACCAGGCCAATTCTTATCAGCTTATGGTATACCATCAAAGATGGCTAAAGCTACTAAGAATCTGTTTGATTACAATGATGATTAAACATAGTCCAAATACTGAAGACGTTAAAAGCTGAATTGATATGGAGGCTAATATGAAATTAAACAAAATAGCTGTGTTTAGTTCCATTGCTTTATTAAGTATGGGATTAGCTGGATGTAGTAGCTCTACTACTACACCAAAGCCTAAAAATATTAGTTATAGTCAGCTTTCTAGCTACAAATCTAGAAAGAAAGTAATAAATAAGGACTTAGCTAAAAAACTTAAAAAGGATCAGAAGAAAGCAAAAGATGGTGATGATGACTATAATTATTCACTCTATCTTTATAAGGTCCAAACTTGGGAAGATCAAACCATAGCGGTTAATGTAGATAAAGATAATTACATGAATCTTTCAACCAAGGAAAAGGTTGCTATTGGTCAAAGCATTGATACCTTAGTTAAAAAGACTCTTAAAGAAAATCATGTAAAGGGTAAAAATATTTTCATTACAATTTATGATGAAGATGGAAATATCTTAGTTCCTGCTTACAACTATGTAACACTTAAGTTCAAAAATAAGAAAGACCAAGAAGAAGCTAATGTTCCAGTTGAATATCAAAATGCTCTAGATAAGGCTCAAAGTTATTCTGATAATATGCATATGTCCAAGCAAGGACTCTATGAGCAACTAACTTCAGAAGTGGAAGGATTTTCTAAAAAATCCGCTTCTTATGCTATTAAACATGTTCAAGCTAATTGGAATGAAAATGCATTAGAAAAAGCAAAGAGCTATCAAAAGAACGAAAAGATGTCTAGAAATGCAATTTATGATCAATTAACTTCAAGCGTTGAAGGATTTACACCAAGTCAAGCTAGATATGCAATAAATCATTTACCAAAATAAAACAAAAAACTCACCTACTGCGCCAACAGTAAGTGAGTAATTGAAAGAGTTACGCCAATAGCTCTAAAAATAAATGTATTTG encodes:
- a CDS encoding DEAD/DEAH box helicase family protein — protein: MYELRPYQTDLINKIVDSMKNHHRVIIVQSPPRTGKTVSNGRNC
- a CDS encoding ImmA/IrrE family metallo-endopeptidase, with the protein product MNELIEYLLNYAFDCGIGYKLVHADPYDPSLSLKKHNLMVINLNWHNQSELPFIIGHEIGHFILGDKGILYYSSFSGQNSEEKSADLYSLNLLYDYACSRGQYFEEPGQFLSAYGIPSKMAKATKNLFDYNDD
- a CDS encoding ATP-binding protein; this encodes MISLPKVEKLSPKTQPHNFFIWGATMSGKSYFSSFFPNPLILNTDGNSEQGSAPSIQIRNIRNAQGKLEQSAIKQLDDIITALQVENPKRPADQQFKTVVIDVIDDICVMIEQAICLDAGVQALSDIPYGKGWTMFNTVLQQFVMDLKALPLNVIYISREDDKTDENTGVTTYKPSLKTKYYNIVNGNCDVVIRTKKIGDGQNASYFREVKALRTMYNPANITDHRILQLLESCRGMFKKEDLEKLQAKKKENK
- a CDS encoding helix-turn-helix transcriptional regulator, which translates into the protein MIEFERTKKLAKNKKMSLREVNDKAKLGTNSIYKWKSNKPGSDALAAVAKVLSTTTDYLKGLTDDPSLPTDDSFSLDDDKPVMYHGYTVPDKYLDMIRGLMDADIKEGKADKHE
- a CDS encoding Ltp family lipoprotein, which codes for MKLNKIAVFSSIALLSMGLAGCSSSTTTPKPKNISYSQLSSYKSRKKVINKDLAKKLKKDQKKAKDGDDDYNYSLYLYKVQTWEDQTIAVNVDKDNYMNLSTKEKVAIGQSIDTLVKKTLKENHVKGKNIFITIYDEDGNILVPAYNYVTLKFKNKKDQEEANVPVEYQNALDKAQSYSDNMHMSKQGLYEQLTSEVEGFSKKSASYAIKHVQANWNENALEKAKSYQKNEKMSRNAIYDQLTSSVEGFTPSQARYAINHLPK
- a CDS encoding helix-turn-helix domain-containing protein produces the protein MAVEEQLEQAKKAVERQIKMALIQKSMTQAELAELIGESRQDINKAVKGGTSPKDLMIRKKIYKVLGME
- a CDS encoding siphovirus Gp157 family protein is translated as MNVFELNNAIKQVQEKDLDPETLADTLESLELPRNEKLDNVASWIEQNQMKLNWLKEKRKQLSEVEASIKKQTENLQEFLTKAIDDSGYKEIQTENHILKPRNYKDSVIVESTKDLPIDYIVCSEVVKPNKKLIYEDLKKGKSIRGAHLKSNRKTVIK
- a CDS encoding DEAD/DEAH box helicase; amino-acid sequence: MAEIARRTTENNNRVMFLIHRKEVLDQAVKTFKEQGVKMSLTTMGMVQTLTRRVDKLPIPDVILVDEAHHALARSYQRILKQFPKAIVLLFTATPHRTGRMQLDQIADDIIVGQSIHELTDKGFLAPFRYFQPPNDFDSKLLKRGSTGDFTNESMQEAMSTRIFGHIVKQYKRIASGMQAVVYTYSIDTAVEIAHKFNSEGISAIEVDGTTSKEKRDLAVRKFREQEIKILVNVNLFTEGVDLPNVDCVIMARPTASLALYLQFSMRCLNPRPDKTAIIIDHANNFKTFGYPDDDRDWKQAIKSGKQKSKSLLTDSGISIITCDYCFAVVKASEVKDGKCPVCGKPIKVHEAKPVSDVDLVEATKDRQNLIHEIVHSNLLKEVANKNVSELHTMKELQAYGKLHGYKKGWCYYIAKRKGII